In Wolbachia endosymbiont (group A) of Pogonocherus hispidulus, the genomic stretch TAATAATTTTGATTTTATAATATCTATGTGATCCATCTTATTGAATTAGTAGTAGGATAAAAATTATATAGAATTTATGCACATCTGACTCGAAATTTATTTCAAGGCTCGCAAAAAATCAGGACAGCTTGACAAAGAACCCAAAATAAATTACTCAAGAATCATGAATATAATTAAAGAAGGTTGATTTAAAGTAGGTACAGTAAATAGTTTTCTTGGATAGCTACTTAGATGACAAAAGAAGGGCATTTGAGAATGAAGAGGAACTATAGCTCCATAAGGTGTCATGCCAGTGCTTGACACTGGCATCCAGGAATTTTGATTGGACACTGAGCTGGTGAGCATAAAAGTAGCTCTTTTATGCTAAAATGAACGTCTTTGACGAGATTGCATGGATCCCAGTGTCTGGGCACTGGGATGACACCCTTCCTTGGTGGACTAAAATCGCAACGTTCGTACAGTTGTGTACTTGACACTGTAATCTATTCAATTTATTAAATCTTATCTGCTTTAATTATATCATTTAATTAGTATAAAATTAATTATTTATATGTTAGATGTAGTATCAATTGCTTCAGATCATGCTGGTTATGAATTAAAATCAGAAATAAAACCTTACCTGGAAGCCCTAGGTTATAGAGTGGTAGATCAAGGCTGCACTGCTAAGCAAAAGTGTGTAGATTACCCAGACTATGCTGTTAAAGTTGTAGAAGATATAACAAGCAAAAAAGCAAATTATGGGATATTAATTTGTGGTACAGGTCTGGGCATGAGTACTGTGGCAAATCGTTTTGAAGGAATCTACGCTGCTTTATGTAATAGTGTTGAGATCGCAAAATTAGCTCGCGAGCATGGCAACGCAAATGTACTGTGTCTTGGTGCAGGATTTACTGCGAGTGGATTAGCAAAAGACATAGTCAAACAATTCCTCGAAACAGAATTTTCAAAAGAAAGCAGACATAAAAAACGCCTTGATAAACTTAGCAATATAGCCTCTAAGAAAAAAAAAACAAAAACTTATAACGAAGATGAAATATCAAAATTCGCTAAAATGGCAGGTGAATGGTGGGATGAGAATGGTAAATTTAAGCCATTGCACATGATGAATCCTATTAGAGTATCTTACATTATTGAGAAAATAAAAGAGTTAAAAAAATGCGATTTAAAAGAATTATCATTGCTTGATGTTGGATGCGGTGGTGGCATTTTGTCAGAGTCAATGGCACGCGTTAGCATTAACGTTGTGGGAATAGATGTATGTGAAGAAAACATCAAAGTAGCGCATTCACATGCGAAAAAAGTAGGGTTAAATATAGAATACATGCACACCAGCATTGAAGAGCTAAGCAATGACAAGAAGTACGACGTGGTTCTGTTGATGGAAGTAGTTGAACATGTGGATAATTTAGAGCTTTTCATGAAGAAAGCAATAGAGCTGCTAAAACCGGAGGGGTTAATCTTTATATCCACAATAAATAGAACTATCAAATCCTTCTGCCTTGCAATAATTGGTGCAGAGTACATATTAAATTGGCTGCCAAAAGGTACGCATAACTGGAATAAATTTCTCAAGCCGTCAGAAATTGCAAATCACTTAAGAGAAAATAATGTAACGCTGCAAAACATGGCTGGCATGGAGTACAACGTAATAAAGCGTGAGTGGAATCTAACTAAAGGTGTGGATGTTAATTATATACTCTGTGGAAACATTGTAGTTTGAGACGGTTCTAATATCATCCGAGTAGCTTGACTACTTGGATCCAGATTGGACACTGAGTTGGTGAGTATAAAAGTATAGCTAACGCGAGCTCTACGTCATACCGTCACGAACCGTCATACCGCGATTCATTCGCGGTATCTTAGCCGCTAAAACAAAGCGGGATGACAGCAGTCCT encodes the following:
- the ubiG gene encoding bifunctional 2-polyprenyl-6-hydroxyphenol methylase/3-demethylubiquinol 3-O-methyltransferase UbiG codes for the protein MLDVVSIASDHAGYELKSEIKPYLEALGYRVVDQGCTAKQKCVDYPDYAVKVVEDITSKKANYGILICGTGLGMSTVANRFEGIYAALCNSVEIAKLAREHGNANVLCLGAGFTASGLAKDIVKQFLETEFSKESRHKKRLDKLSNIASKKKKTKTYNEDEISKFAKMAGEWWDENGKFKPLHMMNPIRVSYIIEKIKELKKCDLKELSLLDVGCGGGILSESMARVSINVVGIDVCEENIKVAHSHAKKVGLNIEYMHTSIEELSNDKKYDVVLLMEVVEHVDNLELFMKKAIELLKPEGLIFISTINRTIKSFCLAIIGAEYILNWLPKGTHNWNKFLKPSEIANHLRENNVTLQNMAGMEYNVIKREWNLTKGVDVNYILCGNIVV